One window of Fusarium keratoplasticum isolate Fu6.1 chromosome 2, whole genome shotgun sequence genomic DNA carries:
- a CDS encoding F-box domain-containing protein: MTSFHRLPTEIICRVLECCSNQAVTSIAATSHHLYDIAIPLLYKRQAKQGNHDITFWAAENGRIGTLKHIAEYMTVRVVAAEEWTHRIYDTSGDFDPQTDAVTGWYWTPLHVAAEHGQVDAVEFLLDHGADIDAQSLTQRDLGLGIGIDSYSIDFQDRGIFELPPPVSFSPLIAAIHCRQNDVAELLLRRGASIEIRETASKRPCGTTALHVAVINGNVEAIRMIIEGGHAGPNDPDADGYPPLLWAARYLGINNDASAASMQPLLDLGADIDYIAPSDFYPGSRHSLVTILTKRWKPYTAEALIALGATPLSDQESREIDRVTVTHF; encoded by the coding sequence ATGACTTCATTTCATCGTCTACCCACCGAGATAATCTGTCGCGTCTTAGAGTGCTGCTCGAATCAAGCAGTAACCAGCATCGCAGCGACATCGCACCACCTCTATGATATCGCCATACCGCTACTCTACAAGCGACAGGCAAAGCAGGGAAACCACGACATAACATTCTGGGCTGCTGAGAATGGCCGTATCGGAACTCTGAAGCACATCGCCGAGTACATGACGGTCCGCGTCGTCGCCGCTGAGGAGTGGACGCACAGGATATACGACACCTCTGGCGACTTTGATCCCCAGACGGATGCTGTGACCGGATGGTACTGGACGCCGCTACATGTCGCTGCGGAACATGGACAAGTCGATGCTGTCGAGTTCCTGCTGGACCACGGCGCTGATATCGATGCCCAGTCCTTGACACAGCGAgacctcggccttgggaTCGGTATAGATTCCTACAGCATTGATTTCCAAGACCGTGGAATATTCGAGTTGCCGCCTCCCGTATCGTTCTCGCCTCTTATTGCAGCCATTCATTGCCGGCAGAACGATGTGGCCGAGCTGCTCCTCCGTCGCGGCGCCTCGATAGAGATCCGCGAGACGGCTAGTAAACGGCCCTGCGGCACCACGGCGCTGCATGTTGCCGTCATAAACGGAAACGTGGAGGCCATCAGGATGATCATAGAGGGAGGACACGCAGGGCCAAACGATCCAGATGCTGATGGATACCCACCGTTGCTCTGGGCGGCCCGATACTTGGGCATAAACAACGACGCCTCAGCTGCTTCTATGCAACCGCTGCTTGACCTCGGCGCTGATATCGATTATATCGCCCCCAGCGACTTCTACCCGGGATCCCGTCACTCGCTGGTGACTATCCTAACCAAGCGATGGAAACCATACACAGCCGAGGCACTCATCGCCCTAGGGGCGACACCTCTCAGTGACCAGGAGTCAAGGGAGATTGATAGGGTGACCGTGACGCACTTCTGA
- a CDS encoding Phosphatidylethanolamine N-methyltransferase, protein MSTAADLPSTGPGLRLRQPGVESLADQDKLPSQPGHSRESSDANADANVSSDKASKTYGRTPDGTVFIVPTTHDMVSQLLDPRQPKNFSDAIVLTILGLHILAAYFLPSAWKRIVFAFVFLFWRASYNIGIGVLLQIQSNHRRLVTWARRWKLFENPATGKNPRPWLYNLLKHELEAKIEEDYEFEKAPIEYNTWLVFRRVVDLILMCDFVSYCLFAIVCGHSPEGENPLIGFSRWAIGISLIGFNLWVKLDAHRVVKDFAWYWGDFFYLIDQDLTFDGVFEMAPHPMYSIGYAGYYGISMMAASYEVLFISILAHLAQFAFLVIVENPHIEKTYNPPPPRKRTASESQGDVVPADIKSLEGAFDQQTLAPTQKESPAPVHNLVGLNNIDLFRVPDFTVIVLPSYVAVLTFVTPSTPVWQAIFVLHALAWRVWYHLGLGLILDKQSKTKMWTRHFLKFGESAGEAWRQWKGLHHISMIMCNTAFIAACWKMYSPPEDWAYGLVMLKHVLGAGLVALQLWTAFSVYDSLGEFGWFCGDFFFDQQAKLTYKSIYRFLNNPDRFFGTAGVWGAALITWSRSIFLMALVTQILTVFYISYIERPHMQKIYGRSLRREAGLTKFIKRSLPPPVKGWQESVDKVLDDTTQFVEDFLDTARPKFAAGVKTIVRDTSALFNMAPARLTITRIAPDLQGHDPKLYSLSVQGTPSMSASIDEKFTGKESLTGRFPKQVKTMSYEYGAPLRVKWRAPAGHSKKDWIGLYMVTDNRSRETTEVPSLGRWAPTNAGVYDSLTADVSIAVEEHPVSTTEATETNMVEGEVEFRGDKLWWTQGVFEFRYHHDGHHTALSISEPFEIRISKFDEEDVDVGAKGLYEQAVESALLPVVQNCLDRDPDIAPNQPEEPFGGHVERDTKYAKRIVYAIREMFGIEFAPPVVAADGSVRKLAWRVCNAKEVLAPYSMSRSRGTTTPAIQDFPAEKA, encoded by the exons ATGAGTACTGCCGCCGATCTGCCCTCCACCGGCCCtgggcttcggcttcggcagCCTGGGGTCGAGTCGTTGGCCGATCAAGACAAGCTCCCCTCACAACCAGGGCACAGTCGCGAGTCGTCAGATGCCAATGCCGATGCCAATGTGTCATCCGACAAGGCAAGCAAGACGTATGGACGAACCCCGGACGGCACAG TCTTCATTGTCCCCACCACTCATGACATGGTTTCTCAACTTCTTGATCCTCGACAGCCAAAGAACTTTTCTGATGCAATTGTCTTGACTATTCTTGGTCTTCACATCTTGGCTGCCTATTTCCTTCCCTCTGCCTGGAAGCGCATTGTCTTTGCTTTTGTCTTTCTCTTTTGGCGAGCCTCCTACAACATCGGAATTGGCGTTCTCCTTCAGATTCAGTCAAACCATCGCCGTCTCGTCACCTGGGCTCGTCGCTGGAAGCTCTTTGAGAACCCAGCAACCGGCAAGAACCCCCGACCATGGCTCTACAACCTGCTCAAGCACGAGCTCGAGGCAAAGATTGAGGAAGATTACGAGTTCGAAAAGGCCCCCATTGAGTACAACACATGGCTGGTCTTCCGGAGGGTAGTTGACTTGATCCTCATGTGTGATTTCGTGTCCTACTGCCTCTTTGCAATCGTCTGTGGTCACAGCCCCGAGGGTGAGAACCCTCTGATCGGCTTCTCTCGATGGGCCATTGGCATCTCTCTCATCGGCTTCAACCTCTGGGTCAAGCTGGATGCTCACCGCGTCGTCAAGGATTTTGCCTGGTACTGGGGAGATTTCTTCTACCTCATCGACCAGGACTTGACCTTTGACGGTGTCTTTGAGATGGCTCCCCACCCCATGTACTCGATCGGCTATGCGGGTTACTATGGcatctccatgatggccgcCAGCTACGAGGtgctcttcatctccatcctcgctCATTTGGCCCAGTTCGCCTTCCTCGTGATTGTTGAGAACCCTCACATTGAGAAGACCTACAACCCTCCGCCCCCTCGCAAGCGAACTGCCTCTGAGAGCCAAGGTGATGTTGTGCCTGCCGATATCAAGTCGCTTGAAGGCGCATTCGACCAGCAGACTCTTGCTCCTACACAGAAGGAATCGCCCGCTCCGGTCCACAACCTCGTTGGCTTGAACAACATTGACCTGTTCCGAGTCCCTGACTTTACCGTCATTGTTCTGCCATCCTATGTAGCTGTCCTCACCTTTGTGACGCCCTCAACTCCCGTCTGGCAAGCCATCTTTGTCCTCCACGCACTGGCGTGGCGCGTTTGGTatcatctcggcctcggcctcatccTGGATAAGCAGTCAAAGACCAAGATGTGGACGCGTCACTTCCTCAAGTTCGGCGAGAGTGCTGGCGAGGCATGGCGTCAGTGGAAGGGCCTTCACCACATCAGTATGATCATGTGCAACACCGCCTTCATTGCTGCGTGTTGGAAGATGTACTCCCCCCCTGAGGACTGGGCCTACGGCTTGGTGATGCTCAAGCACGTTCTCGGTGCCGGACTGGTGGCCCTCCAGCTGTGGACTGCCTTTAGCGTCTATGACTCCCTTGGCGAGTTCGGATGGTTCTGCGGTGACTTCTTCTTTGACCAGCAGGCTAAGCTGACCTACAAGTCCATCTACCGATTCCTCAACAACCCTGACCGATTCTTTGGAACTGCTGGTGTCTGGGGCGCTGCGCTCATCACCTGGAGCCGATCCATCTTCCTCATGGCCCTGGTGACCCAGATCCTGACCGTCTTCTACATCTCGTATATCGAGCGACCGCACATGCAAAAGATCTACGGCCGGAGCCTTCGCAGAGAGGCGGGACTTACCAAGTTCATCAAGCGCTCGCTTCCCCCACCCGTCAAGGGATGGCAGGAGAGCGTCGACAAGGTGCTGGACGATACTACTCAATTTGTCGAAGACTTCCTCGATACTGCTCGACCCAAGTTTGCGGCTGGTGTCAAGACTATTGTCAGGGACACTTCAGCGCTGTTCAACATGGCTCCCGCCCGACTCACCATCACACGAATCGCTCCCGACTTGCAAGGCCACGATCCCAAGCTGTATTCGCTCTCAGTGCAGGGCACGCCCTCGATGAGTGCCTCTATTGACGAGAAGTTCACTGGAAAGGAGAGTTTGACCGGCAGATTCCCCAAGCAAGTCAAGACTATGAGCTACGAGTACGGCGCGCCTCTTCGAGTCAAGTGGAGGGCGCCCGCGGGCCACAGCAAGAAGGACTGGATCGGCCTTTACATGGTCACGGACAACCGTTCTAGGGAAACGACTGAGGTGCCATCTTTGGGACGCTGGGCACCCACAAATGCTGGCGTTTATGACTCGTTGACGGCCGACGTTAGCATTGCTGTGGAAGAGCATCCTGTTTCGACAACCGAGGCGACCGAGACCAACATGGTGGAAGGCGAGGTTGAATTCCGAGGAGACAAGCTGTGGTGGACACAAGGTGTTTTCGAATTCCGATACCACCATGATGGGCACCACACTGCTCTCAGCATTTCTGAGCCCTTCGAGATCCGTATCAGCAAatttgacgaggaagacgttGATGTCGGTGCCAAGGGACTGTACGAGCAGGCAGTCGAGTCAGCTCTTCTACCCGTCGTTCAGAACTGCCTGGACCGCGATCCTGATATTGCGCCTAACCAGCCTGAGGAACCATTTGGTGGCCACGTTGAGCGAGACACCAAGTACGCCAAGAGAATTGTTTATGCGATCCGAGAAATGTTTGGCATCGAGTTTGCACCACCTGTCGTGGCTGCGGACGGAAGTGTGAGGAAACTTGCATGGAGAGTCTGCAACGCAAAGGAAGTTTTG GCACCTTACAGCATGTCCCGCTCAAGAGGAACCACTACGCCTGCAATCCAAGATTTCCCTGCCGAGAAGGCCTGA
- a CDS encoding AB hydrolase-1 domain-containing protein, translating into MLKIQPTFAALQLSRLTLAASLPAASCKMSTADGAVRPPRAADAPEEFKHQPELKPSSAFLFPLGYKDAAYQWWTSLAPQSVERNLLKLMPHLKEANDSITNIDTPDRPDPYGTRVWRRTMVHLSGKNRALNEVTVERVGEETEDALVMIHGYGAGLGFFYKNFEPLSRMRGLKLYALDMLGMGNSTRPPFKIHAKKKEDQVLEAESWFIDALEEWRKARKLEQFTLLGHSLGGYLAVSYAIKYPGRLKKLILASPVGVPEDPYAVNASMPDPNSSSLANEFTEDQQSTTDHAGTLSKHKPASNVLRRPLPGWFVWLWDQNISPFSIVRMSGPLGPRFVSGWSYRRFNHLPQLESQALHDYSFSIFKQKGSGEYALAYILAPGAYARRPVINRIQEVGRQLIPQPDGAPPKRETGLPIVFMYGENDWMDVAGGLAAQEKLNDRRLKALLHGTEEEKRNENGTTKVLLIPKAGHHLYLDNPDEFNDMIRKELEETRADERRKRGL; encoded by the exons ATGCTTAAGATTCAACCGACTTTCGCGGCGTTGCAACTATCGCGTCTTACTCTCGCCGCTTCGCTACCCGCTGCCTCTTGCAAGATGTCTACCGCAGACGGTGCCGTGCGACCCCCCCGGGCCGCTGATGCTCCTGAGGAATTTAAACATCAGCCTGAACTcaagccttcttctgctttCCTGTTCCCCCTTGGTTACAAGGACGCTGCCTACCAATGG TGGACGAGTCTTGCCCCTCAGTCTGTTGAGCGCAACCTTTTGAAGCTCATGCCTCACCTAAAGGAGGCTAATGACAGCATCACAAATATCGATACCCCCGACCGCCCCGATCCGTATGGCACCCGAGTATGGAGGCGGACAATGGTTCACCTGTCGGGCAAAAATCGCGCCCTCAACGAAGTCACGGTCGAACGGGTCGGGGAGGAGACGGAAGATGCTCTTGTCATGATCCACGGATATGGCGCCGGTCTCGGCTTCTTCTACAAGAACTTCGAGCCCCTTTCGCGCATGAGGGGACTGAAGCTGTATGCGCTGGACATGCTCGGCATGGGTAACTCAACTCGCCCGCCATTCAAGATTcacgccaagaagaaggaggaccAGGTTCTTGAAGCTGAGAGCTGGTTTATCGATGCTTTGGAAGAATGGCGAAAGGCCAGGAAGCTGGAGCAGTTCACCCTGCTAGGTCATTCTCTAGGCGGATATCTTGCTGTTTCCTACGCCATCAAGTATCCTGGGCGCCTCAAGAAGCTTATTCTGGCCTCGCCGGTCGGTGTGCCTGAGGATCCTTACGCTGTCAACGCCTCCATGCCTGATCCCAACTCTTCCTCGCTGGCGAACGAATTTACCGAGGACCAGCAGAGTACCACCGATCATGCCGGTACGCTCTCCAAGCACAAGCCTGCCTCCAATGTTTTGAGACGCCCTCTGCCTGGCTGGTTCGTCTGGCTTTGGGACCAGAACATTTCGCCCTTCAGCATTGTTCGCATGAGCGGCCCTCTTGGCCCCCGATTTGTCTCGGGCTGGAGTTATCGGAGATTCAACCACCTCCCGCAGCTCGAGTCCCAGGCTCTCCACGACTATTCATTCTCTATCTTTAAGCAAAAGGGCAGCGGCGAGTACGCGCTGGCATACATCCTCGCCCCTGGCGCTTACGCTCGTCGTCCGGTTATCAACCGTATCCAAGAAGTTGGCCGACAACTGATTCCCCAACCCGACGGCGCCCCGCCAAAGAGGGAAACAGGTCTCCCCATCGTTTTCATGTACGGTGAAAATGACTGGATGGATGTGGCTGGCGGCCTAGCAGCACAGGAAAAGCTCAATGACAGAAGACTCAAGGCACTACTCCACGGaacagaagaggagaagcgcaATGAGAACGGCACAACAAAGGTCCTCCTGATTCCCAAGGCTGGCCACCACCTGTACCTGGATAACCCAGATGAGTTTAACGACATGATACGGAAGGAGCTTGAAGAGACGAGGGCAGATGAGCGACGAAAACGCGGACTATAG
- a CDS encoding MFS domain-containing protein, which produces MFSWDKFLSAKPSLDVPSLETVDLNDKEMEKRIVRKQDLRIMPWICVTYLLNYLDRVNLGNARTLNNDTPEDNIVAQLDLTGQKYNIAVALFFVPYVLMEFPSNILLKYFSPSKWISRIMVSWGIVTICTAAVSTYAGLLIVRIFLGLAEAGFFPGVMMYLCFWYKPEERATRMAIFASSVAVAGAFGGLLATGISFLNGKAGLAGWQWLFVLEGIPAVIVGVMVWFWLPDYPQTVSWLSPEERAFAVKRLGPYAPSMGDKHWDSKVAKETVMEPFFWLFAIQYFFMTNSLNAFGYFAPSIVASLGFKGYNAQLLTVPPNVFALFIIIGNCLHSDRTKERSKHVIGGLAFVATGYLLLAVVTNWRVRYFAVFIIACTNAAVLPFVAHRTATVRGSTATALATGGMIAIANTGGISAPFLFPSSTSPMYAMGNWTVFAFLVVAVFMTGYVWYVFGSHSGYRTGTADEGGNLEVLDAGDQDPNQVMNEALAVEKKKEQIKDIDMA; this is translated from the exons ATGTTTAGCTGGGACAAGTTTCTCTCTGCGAAGCCGTCTCTGGACGTTCCAAGTCTGGAGACGGTGGACCTCAatgacaaggagatggagaagaggatcGTCAGGAAGCAAGATCTCCGTATCATGCCCTGGATCTGCGTCACCTACCTGCTGA ACTACCTCGATCGAGTCAACCTGGGCAACGCACGCACACTCAACAATGACACCCCCGAGGACAACATCGTGGCCCAGCTCGACCTCACCGGCCAAAAGTACAACATCGCCGtggccctcttcttcgtcccCTACGTCCTGATGGAGTTCCCCAGcaacatcctcctcaagtACTTTTCGCCTAGCAAGTGGATCTCTAGAATCATGGTCTCGTGGGGTATTGTCACCATCTGCACCGCCGCCGTTTCGACATATGCCGGTCTGCTGATTGTGAGAATCTTTCTCGGTCTCGCCGAGGCTGGTTTCTTTCCTGG TGTCATGATGTACCTTTGCTTTTGGTACAAGCCAGAGGAGCGAGCGACTAGAATGGCCATCTTTGCTTCCAGTGTCGCAGTAGCCGGTGCTTTTGGAGGTTTGCTGGCTACTGGTATCTCTTTCCTTAACGGAAAAGCTGGTTTGGCCGGCTGGCAGTG GCTGTTTGTCCTGGAGGGCATCCCTGCTGTTATTGTTGGTGTCATGGTGTGGTTCTGGCTTCCCGATT ACCCCCAGACTGTCTCGTGGCTCTCCCCCGAGGAGAGGGCATTCGCCGTCAAGCGTCTTGGCCCCTACGCGCCCTCGATGGGCGACAAGCACTGGGACAGCAAGGTCGCCAAGGAGACCGTCATGGAGCCCTTCTTCTGGCTCTTCGCCATTCAGTACTTCTTCATGACCAACTCGCTCAATGCTTTCGGATACTTTGCCCCCTCGATCGTCGCCTCGCTCGGTTTCAAAGGATACAACGCCCAGCTCCTGACAGTTCCTCCCAAcgtctttgccctcttcatcatcattggCAACTGTCTTCACAGTGACAGGACCAAGGAGCGCTCGAAGCATGTTATCGGTGGCTTGGCCTTTGTGGCTACTGGATATCTTCTGCTCGCTGTTGTCACCAACTGGCGTGTCCGCTACTTTgccgtcttcatcattgCCTGCACCAACGCAGCTGTTCTGCCTTTCGTTGCT CACCGAACGGCCACCGTCCGAGGCTCAACCGCGACAGCCCTGGCCACTGGAGGCATGATCGCCATTGCAAACACTGGCGGAATCTCTGCGCCCTTCCTGTTCCCCAGCAGCACCTCTCCCATGTATGCTATGGGCAACTGGACAGTCTTTGCCTTCCTCGTCGTGGCAGTCTTTATGACTGGATACGTCTGGTACGTCTTTGGCAGCCACAGCGGTTACCGAACTGGAACGGCGGATGAGGGAGgcaacctcgaggtcctggaCGCGGGCGATCAGGACCCCAACCAGGTCATGAACGAGGCGCTTGcggtggagaagaagaaggagcagatCAAGGATATTGACATGGCTTGA
- a CDS encoding CYSTM domain-containing protein: MAYKQDEPPAYGPPPGAPQPTYGGYQQDPYQQGPPPGQQPYYQQGPQMGYYNQQQGPFPAGQGPYPPQPGPYGQPGGPPPQGYYPEDDRRGGGSGGGLMTGLLAGLACCCCLDCLF, translated from the coding sequence atggcctaCAAGCAAGACGAACCACCCGCCTACGGTCCTCCCCCAGGTGCCCCTCAGCCTACCTACGGTGGCTATCAGCAAGATCCATACCAGCAGGGCCCTCCGCCGGGTCAGCAACCCTACTATCAGCAAGGTCCTCAAATGGGATACTACAACCAGCAGCAAGGTCCCTTCCCAGCTGGACAGGGCCCCTATCCTCCTCAGCCAGGTCCTTATGGCCAGCCCGGCGGCCCTCCCCCTCAAGGCTACTATCCCGAAGACGATAGAAGAGGTGGCGGTTCCGGAGGTGGCCTCATGACTGGATTGCTCGCCGGTCTGgcatgctgctgctgcttggacTGCCTCTTCtaa
- a CDS encoding FAD-binding-3 domain-containing protein has protein sequence MSDVRDLEIAIIGSGMGGLGAALALAKRGFKHINVYEAASNLGFVGAGIQMAPNMGRILDRLGCWEGIEKESTCVAGSSIRQGATNVELAHVDMPDIKAKYGYSHLCGHRSSLAGHMYEACKKENNIKFHFSTSLLEITSFSPRVSFKVQPRDSEPYTCHADILLGADGIKSVTRAQLLQQVGAEPEEAETGQAAYRIMLKREDMAHDPELLALVDSDEVVRWVGEKRHIIAYSIANKSIYNLSTVQPDENFATAPSITYTTKGSKKVMLKVFETFCPLVQKMLNLVPEGEVCEWRLRMYKPLPTWTQGSVALVGDACHPTLPHLSQGAAMAIEDGSTIAEVLLQAPDARPETIARCLKVYELSRKEWTSNLVQMAYMSGRTLHLGEGKAKEERDRMFKEHKSNGAVPDKWASPDVQKMIYTNDCVEKVRAEFETLFAGV, from the exons ATGTCTGACGTTAGAGACTTGGaaatcgccatcatcggctcTGGCATGGGTGGCCTAGGAGCCGCCCTCGCCCTGGCCAAACGAGGCTTCAAACATATCAATGTCTACGAGGCCGCCAGTAACCTCGGGTTTGTTGGAGCCGGTATTCAGATGGCCCCCAACATGGGGAGGATCCTCGACAGGTTGGGCTGCTGGGAGGGCATTGAGAAGGAGTCAACCTGTGTGGCAGGGAGCAGCATCAGAC AGGGAGCTACAAATGTCGAACTTGCTCATGTCGATATGCctgacatcaaggccaagtatGGCTACTCTCACCTTTGTGGCCATCGATCCTCCTTGGCTGGCCACATGTATGAGGCGTGCAAAAAGGAGAACAACATCAAGTTCCACTTCTCAACCAGCCTACTCGAAATCACCAGCTTCTCCCCTCGGGTGTCATTCAAGGTCCAGCCCAGAGACTCGGAGCCCTACACGTGCCACGCTGACATTCTACTCGGTGCCGACGGCATCAAGAGTGTGACGCGAGCCCAGCTGCTACAACAGGTGGGtgctgagcctgaagaggcCGAGACTGGGCAAGCTGCCTACCGCATCATGCTCAAGAGGGAAGACATGGCACACGATCCAGAGCTTCTGGCTTTGGTTGACAGTGACGAGGTGGTCAGATGGGTAGGAGAAAAACGCCACATCATTGCCTActccatcgccaacaagTCCATCTATAACCTGTCGACAGTCCAACCAGATGAGAACTTCGCCACAGCCCCATCCATCACGTACACAACCAAGGGGTCGAAGAAGGTCATgctcaaggtctttgagacTTTCTGCCCTCTCGTGCAAAAGATGCTCAACTTGGTCCCCGAAGGAGAGGTCTGCGAGTGGCGCCTGAGGATGTACAAGCCTCTGCCAACCTGGACACAAGGGTCCGTCGCCCTCGTCGGAGACGCCTGTCATCCGACATTGCCGCATCTGAGCCAGGgagcagccatggccatcgaggacggCTCGACCATCGCCGAGGTGCTGCTACAAGCCCCTGATGCTCGGCCCGAAACTATCGCCAGGTGCCTCAAGGTGTATGAGCTGTCTCGGAAGGAGTGGACCTCGAACCTCGTCCAGATGGCATACATGTCCGGGCGAACGTTGCATCTGGGtgagggcaaggccaaggaggagagagacAGGATGTTCAAGGAGCACAAGAGCAACGGCGCCGTGCCAGACAAGTGGGCATCTCCAGACGTGCAAAAGATGATTTACACAAACGACTGCGTCGAAAAGGTCAGGGCGGAATTCGAGACACTCTTTGCAGGGGTATAG
- a CDS encoding Eukaryotic translation initiation factor 3 subunit G, producing the protein MAAAVANKPKHDWADDDDIEETSTDLPPPQTISNKDGTKTVITFRYNDDGEKVKTTRRIRFITHTETVNPRVADRKTWSKFGLSAKDPPGPAPDTTSVGENIIFRPSINWRKDAKDETADPNAQAMKDKLKDKKVKCRICNGEHFTARCPYKDTMAPIGESGAADVAAGMGDEPGAAAAGGAGAKKGSYVPPALRGTGGAGERMGSKFGERDDFATLRVTNVSEMAEEGELRDMFERFGRVTRVFLAKDRETGMAKGFAFISFADRGDAVKACAKMDGFGFKHLILRVEFAKKAQ; encoded by the exons atggctgccgCCGTTGCGAACAAGCCCAA GCACGACTgggccgacgacgacgatatcGAGGAGACCTCCACCGATCTCCCTCCCCCCCagaccatctccaacaaggaCGGCACCAAGACCGTCATCACATTCCGCTACaatgacgacggcgagaaggTCAAGACGACTCGCCGCATCCGATTCATCACCCACACCGAGACCGTAAACCCCCGCGTCGCCGACCGAAAAACCTGGTCCAAGTTTGGCCTCAGCGCAAAGGATCCCCCAGGTCCTGCCCCCGATACCACATCCGTCGGTGAGAACATCATCTTCCGACCAAGCATCAACTGGCgcaaggatgccaaggacgagacggCCGACCCCAACGCCCAGGCCATgaaggacaagctcaaggacaagaaggtcAAGTGTCGTATTTGCAACGGCGAGCATTTCACCGCCAGGTGTCCGTACAAGGACACCATGGCGCCCATCGGAGAGAGCGGCGCCGCCGACGTTGCCGCTGGCATGGGCGACGAGCCTggtgctgccgccgctggtGGGGCTGGTGCCAAGAAGGGTTCATATGTGCCCCCGGCGCTGCGTGGCACCGGAGGAGCTGGCGAGCGGATGGGATCCAAGTTTGGCGAGAGGGACGACTTTGCTACGCTGCGCGTCACCAAC GTCTCCGAGATGGCCGAAGAGGGAGAGCTGCGCGATATGTTCGAGCGGTTCGGTCGTGTCACCCGAGTGTTCCTTGCCAAGGACCGGGAAACCGGCATGGCCAAGGGATTCGCCTTTATCAGCTTCGCAGACCGCGGCGACGCTGTCAAGGCCTGCGCAAAGATGGACGGATTTGGTTTCAAGCATCTCATTCTCCGGGTGgagtttgccaagaaggctcagTAG